The genomic window GAAAAGCAAGTGATACAATAATCTCGTGAATAACGTTACCGGTCACATCATTTATAGGAGGTGACGTTATGAAACAAATCAAGGAACTGAATCAAAAGAAGGTTGCGCAAAATATCGGCAAATTGCTCGCAGAGTCGGGTATGTCAAACGAAGAGATCGCCGAGCTTTTAGACACAACCCCACGGGTATTGTACTATTGGCAAAAAGGCAACCGGCTTCCGAACGCAAAAAGCCTGTTCGCGCTATCGCAAGTATTCAACGTTTCCATAGAAAGCATCCTCGTTTGAGGATGCTTTTTACGTTTTGAACGAGCGTTCATTGTATTGAAAACAAGCGCGAATTATAATGAAGAAAAAAAGGAGAACGGCAATGTCAAGATATAACGTAATCACGCTTTGGGAAAGCATTTATCCGAATCAAACCGACGTTTACGATTACACGGGCAGAAGAATGACAAAATCCGCAATCGGAAATCCGAACAGTCGCTACTGCCCTACCATCGATCATATCCGTCCTTTATCCAAAGGCGGAAAGGATACTTTGAGCAATATCGTCTTGTGCAACAAAGAGACCAACGCCGAAAAGGGCGATTCTTTTCCCGATTGGTTTGCAAACGATAAGCACTACCAAGCAAAAAGAGCAAAAGGAACGTCGGACGAATACGACATTTTTCAACTGCAATAAAAAAGGAGGTGAGATCGATGAGCAGAGGAGGACACGGAGTTTCCGGGAACACTCACACGCAAGCGCAATGTGATCATTACGCAAACCAAAACAACCCGAACAACGCGGCGTACCAAGCGAACTTGGACAATCACGCAAACCAATGCAATCCGAACAATCCCGAATACGAAAACAGTCGGGATCAAAGCGACGAAGCATAAAAAAAGAGCGGTGCGAACCAAGTGATTCGCACCGCTTTTCGTTTCTTTCAAAGCCGATCAAAGTATAATCATTCCGCCACCTAAATCCACATACGTGGCGACGGTGCCGTTAAATTCGAAACCATAATTCCTCTCATCCGCGTAAACGGAGTACACGTTTTCTTCAAACGGGAACTCATATGCCTCGCCGAAGAACTCGAAATCCAAGCCGTCGAGTTCATCGAAGCCATAGGTTCCTTCCGTGATAAAGACGAAGATGACACCCTCTTCCCTCTTGCAAAAGGCGGCCGTGCAATCCTTATCCCCGTCCGCACCCGAGCGAGTAAAGGAACCGGAGCAGAAAAGATTATCAATCCCCATGGGCGCGACGGTATGTCCGGTGATCGAAAGAATATCGGTCCGATCGGTTTCGTCGTTGTGAATTCTGATGTAACGTTCTCCCCACCTCTTGGCGACAAACGCATTCGATTCCGAAAGGAAACTCATCGCGGTATCCGGTTTCATATGAAGGATCTGCGCCGCCGTATAGTCTTCGAAAGTGTAGACGTAAAAATTATTGTACGATTGACGTATCAAAAGATATTCCACGCCCCCTTCTTCAAAGACGTACCACTCGCCGAAGAAAGAAACGCCGAAATCGAGACCGATATAAAACGTTGTACCTGTTATCGTATAAATCACTTCGCCGCTGCTATCCCAAGCATACTCATTGCTATGATAATAGTCCTCTCCGTTCACGGAATTCGGATCCTCCAAGACCGCCTTGCACTCGGCGTACGTCAGCGGCGCAAGGATTCCCTCGCGGACAAACTCGTAAATAGGCTGAGCATGCGTCTCCAAGTCCTTCGCAAAAAGATAGGTAATGGTCGACCAGCTGTTTTTATTGTCGTCATACCGATACTCATAGGAATAGAACGAGATCGTGAGCGCAGACTCACTCGACTCGACGATCGGATTCCAATTTCCGCCCTCATCCTGATAAAAATAATAACGGAAGTAGTAGCTGCCGGCACCCGCGCCGAGCATCTTCGCATCCGCATCGTAAGTCCATTTGCCGATGCCGCCGCCGGTCACGGAATCCATATTTTCTTCGGAGATTTCGCCTTGGAAAGAATATGCCGTATTCTCCCCGAATTTATCGAAGAAGCCGAGCGTCTGATCTTCCGAAGGATCGTAAAGCAAATAGCAAAGTTCTCCGAAATAGGGGCGAAGGACGAGATCCTCGGGATCCTTCTCGTTCGGTTGATAATAGGCGATTCGGTCATCGAAACCTACCCAAGTAAGGATGGAGCCTTCCATAGACCAAGTACCTTCCAAATGGAAGCGTTCGGGGAGATCCGCGGCGGAAGAATACTCGCCTTCATAGCCGAACACGATCTGCTTTTCTCCCTTTCTGTTGAACGAAAACGTAACCACATTTTCACTGCCTTCGCCATTGGGTTCTTCGGATAATTGTATGAATCTTTCATAAACGAAATAGCAGACTTCGCCGACCGAGAACGGAGAAACCGCGCCGTTATCGACGTCGTAATCAAAGTAGCGAAGCGCATCATTGCCGTACGGAGTCTCCGAAAGAAAGAAACAGGTCGAATCCTCGAAGCAAACGTAATACGAAGCGATGGGATCGAGATCTTCCAGTTCATCCATCGAATGAATGCCATCATAAACGAAGCACATTTCAAAGGGGGAACGCTTTATTCTTGCCCGCAAGCTCATTTTTTATCATCGAAAGAATTAAAGGAATAGGTCACGCCGTTCTGCGAGTCTTGCCAAATTGCGACCGACTCTCCTTTCCAAAGAGAAAGCTCGCGCCCTCGAATGTCACGCCCGACAGATCGTAGGCGGCTTTATTGATAAGAAGGGTCGAGGTCATATCGGCGATCGCGTTATAGTTCGACGCGTCGCCCGAGAAACGCGCGACGATCGTGTGCACGCCGGCGTTCGCCTTGCCGTTATTTTGATAGGAAACGGAGACGCCCCGGGAAGTTCGCCCGCGATCAGGATCTTTTTCTCCGCGCCGTCATACACGAAGCGCGCGTCCTCAAACGTTACGCCCGACAGGTCGTAGGTCGCTTTCGCGACGCGAACGGTAACGGGGATGTTGCGGACGGGATCGTAATGCGCCGCGTCGGACGGAGTAAAGATGACGTTAAAGACCTTTTCTCCCCGCCGCGCCGACGGAAGTCGAAGCGTCGTCCTGCCAGGAGAATCCGGCGGGAAGCGCGATATCCGCAAGCGTCTGCCCGTAGGTCGCGCCGATCGTCGGCACGACGTACTCGGGGATTTCGAGCGGATTGCCGTTCTCTTGGCAAGCGGACAGACCGACCGCGAGCACGAGAGCCAACACAAGCAATACGACTATCGCGAGTTTCTTATTCATACATATTCTCTTTTCTTTCTTTTCCTTCTTTTCCTTTCTTCTTCGGGTCGGGGTTGACAATAAAAAGCATACAAAATGAGAGAAAAATCAATTGTCTTTTTAATTATATATTCATAATATAGCGCATAATCAACACTTTTTTCTCGATTTGCCGCAGAACTGTTTTTCGATTTTGATACGCCGCATCTCAATTCCCTCGTTCAAACGGTTCTGCGGCGCGTTTTGATTGACAGAGAATTCCGCAAATTATATAATTTGTTTTAGCCGAAAAAAACCGTCGCGCTTTGCGGGGCTGGCGAAACGAAGGCTGATCGGAGGAATAAAAATGAAACCGGAAAACGCGCATTTTAAGCTGCTTGCCCATTATCTCGAAAACGACTGCGAAACGCTCGAAGACGTCCTTGACTTCGCGCGAGCGCTCGAAGACGCCGCTTGCCCCGTCCTTACGAAGTATCACGGATGGGACGGAAGCGAAGAAGAACCGCTTCCCTCGATCGAAAAGATCCGCGAATTTCCCCTTTTCGATCCGACGACGAAGAATCCTTCCAACCCCAAAACGGGCTGGATGGCGGCGAAGCTCGAGCTCCCTTATATCGCGAAGTTCTTCGACAAAAAGGATTTCGGGAATTACGGTTTCACCTATTACACCGAGCTTGACCTCGATATTTATTGCGACGATCACGCGGTCGAGCTTTACTCCTATATGGGCGGAAATTTCGATCTCGGTTCCGCGCCGGACGGCAAAGAGCATTACGTCTTCGTTCGCGTGGACAGTCCGAATAAAAACCCGATCTCCGATCTCGTAACCCGCTACTATCTCACCGGACTCAAAGATTCGAACGCGCTTATCGCGAACGCGGCACGGTCGCTTCGCGCGGGATGCCACCTCTTATCCACTTCCAACCGCCGCGAAAACCTCTACCTGCAAGGTGAGATCGATATCCATAAATCCAAGCTCACGAGCGAAGAAAGAAAGACCTTTACGGAGTGCCTCGTCAAGACCGCGAACTACCTCATCGCGTCTTTGCGCGACGACACGATTCTTCAAAAGCTCAAACCCGCGCTCGCGATGCTGAAACCCGTCGCGGATTACGCCAAGAGATTTACCCTCTATTTCATCGGGCATTCCCATATCGACCTCGCTTGGAAATGGCGTTATCCCGAGACCCTCGAATGCATGAAGGGAACGTTCGAGACTCAGCTCAATCTGATGGAAAGAAACCCCGATTACACCTACGTCGAGACGTCCGCCGTCCTGTGGCGCGATATGAAAAAGGCCTATCCCGAATTTTGGAAAAGAGTCGAAGCCGCCGCAGCCAAAGGACAATTCGAACCGCAAGGCGGAATGTGGTGTGAGACCGACTGCCAATGCGTCGGCGAAGAAAGCTGGATGCGTCAGCTCGAATTCGGGCAAAAGACCGCCCTCGAACTCTTCGGGAAAAAGGCGACCTGCGGCGTCAATATCGACGCGTTCGGATTCAACGCGGGACTTCCGAAGATCCTGACGAACGCCGGACTCAAATACTTCGTCACGCAAAAACTGCGTTACAACGAATATAACCTCTTCCCCTACGTCCACTTCTGGTGGGAAGGCGACGACGGAAGCAAGATCCTGACCCTGCACGAATATCCCGGTCACTCCAACCATATCGAATTCGACGAGCTCGCGAAGACCGTCCGCGTCCATCACCTGACGGACGGATTCTATCATATTCCCATTCTTTGGGGCTACGGCAACCACGGCGGCGGTCCGCAACCCGTTATGATGGACAGGCTCGACGAACTCAAAAAGCAAACCGTCTTCCCGAATATCGAATTCTGCGGTCTGACGGAGTTTTACAAGATCCTGACCGAGACCGAAGATCTTTCGACCCTGCCGACGATCAAAAACGAACTGTTTTTGGAGACGCACCAAAAGACCTATACCGTTCAAGCGAAGACCAAATTCCTGAACCGCGAATGCGAGCGCGCGCTTTTGAACGCGGAAAGTTTGCAGGCGGCGACCGGGGATTTCCGCGATCTGACGAAGGCTTGGGAGACAGAGCTTTTCGCGCAGTTCCACGACATCCTCGCGGGAACGTCGATGCTCAAAGTCTATCTCGACCTTTACGAGGATTTCGACAAAGCCTTCGCCCTTCTCGACTCCGCGAATAAAGCCGTCTCGGAAAAGGCGCTCGGATCGGGCGACGAAGTCTACGTCTTCCACCCCGTCTCCGTCTCTTCGAACGCGCCTCTCGTCCTCGACAAGGCGCCCGAAAAGGACTGCGGTTTCGTCCTCGACTCGAACGGCAACAAACACGCTTATCAAAAGACTTTCGACGGAAAGACCGCCCTTCGCTTCGAAAATCTCGCTCCCTATTCTTTCCAAAAGCTGACCTTTACGGACGGCGCGCCGAAGAGCGCGATCACCGTTCGCGGGTGTGAGATCGACAACGGCGCGATCAAAGCGGTCTTCGATCCCGAAAAGGGCGCGATCACTTCCCTGATCTACGACGGCAAAGAATTCTGCGGCGGAGCGATCGGCAATTTCAGGATTTTGGAAGACACGAGAAGCCGCGATTACGACTCTTGGAACTTCGGTTTTACCGGCAAAGAGTGGGACGCGAAATGCTTCGGATTCGAGATCGCGGAGCAAGGTCCCGTCCGCGTCGTCGTCCGCGCGAAGTACTCCTTCGGGATCTGGACGGAGAAAAAGCCCTACTTCGGCACCTATCTCTGGCACACGCCCGCCGTCGATTACCCGACGAGCTTTTTGACGCAGGACTTCATTTTCTACGCGAACGACCCGATGATCCGCTGCGTGCTTCACGCCGATTGGTGGGAAAACGGAAAAGACCTCAAACTCTCGGCGCAGACGAACGTCCGAAATCCGAGAGCGTTCTACAAGGTTCCGTTCGGAAAATTGGAACGCCCCGTAAAGAGGGAGACTTCCTATGAAAAGGCGAGATTCGAAGTCCCCGCCATCACCTATTCCGACCTCGTCGGAGAGGACGGCTATTCCTTCGCCCTTCTGAACCGCTCCAAACATGGCTACGACGTTTTGGACGGTCGCGTTCGCCTGACCCTTTTGACCTCGCCGACCGGCGCGGACGTCGCGAAAGTCCCCGATCCGACCGCCGACCGCGGAAAGCACACGATCGAGTACGCTTTCCTGCCTCATAAAAACGATT from Clostridia bacterium includes these protein-coding regions:
- a CDS encoding HNH endonuclease, which gives rise to MSRYNVITLWESIYPNQTDVYDYTGRRMTKSAIGNPNSRYCPTIDHIRPLSKGGKDTLSNIVLCNKETNAEKGDSFPDWFANDKHYQAKRAKGTSDEYDIFQLQ
- a CDS encoding helix-turn-helix domain-containing protein; the encoded protein is MKQIKELNQKKVAQNIGKLLAESGMSNEEIAELLDTTPRVLYYWQKGNRLPNAKSLFALSQVFNVSIESILV